In the Sediminibacter sp. Hel_I_10 genome, one interval contains:
- a CDS encoding DUF1456 family protein, with product MTIFEANLGLDMTNNDIFKKLRVAHKLRDDDIIKILELVDFRVTKSELNALFRREDHPNYMECGDQILRNFLNGLIIHLRGPLPKKQKAKPNLPNPKK from the coding sequence TTGACTATTTTTGAAGCTAATTTAGGTTTAGACATGACCAATAACGATATTTTCAAGAAATTAAGGGTAGCTCACAAATTGCGTGATGACGATATTATTAAGATATTGGAATTAGTTGATTTTAGAGTCACCAAAAGTGAACTTAATGCGCTTTTTAGACGAGAAGACCATCCTAATTATATGGAATGCGGAGATCAAATCTTAAGAAATTTTCTTAATGGATTAATCATTCATTTAAGAGGACCTTTACCAAAAAAGCAAAAAGCAAAGCCTAATTTGCCGAATCCTAAAAAATAG
- a CDS encoding ZIP family metal transporter, translating to MKSYLLPILAVGLGILLAVLTKNTKTKATKLILSFSGAFLLALTFFDLLPEVYEHLEAKTIGLYIMGGILLQIILEFFSKGAEHGHLHIHSDHKAFPWLLFISLCIHSFLEGFPIHDHNDMVYGVLVHKIPIAALVSAFLLQSKFTKLQIAVFLVIFSIMTPLGTLFSNTTDLSVALLTKINALVIGIFLHISTTILFETGEGHKFNLSKLIAIILGVAIAFSI from the coding sequence ATGAAGTCTTATCTATTACCTATTCTAGCTGTTGGGCTGGGCATTCTCTTGGCCGTCTTAACAAAAAACACCAAAACCAAAGCCACTAAGTTGATATTGTCTTTTAGTGGCGCGTTTTTATTAGCACTTACGTTTTTTGATCTACTCCCAGAGGTATATGAGCATCTTGAGGCCAAGACCATAGGTCTTTACATAATGGGTGGTATTTTACTGCAAATTATCCTTGAGTTTTTCTCAAAAGGTGCCGAGCATGGTCACCTCCACATCCATAGTGATCATAAAGCATTTCCTTGGTTGTTATTTATTAGCCTTTGCATCCACAGTTTTCTCGAGGGCTTCCCCATACATGATCACAATGATATGGTTTACGGTGTGTTGGTTCACAAAATACCCATTGCGGCTTTAGTATCTGCTTTCTTACTGCAGTCTAAATTCACAAAATTACAAATTGCCGTGTTTTTGGTTATTTTTTCAATTATGACTCCACTAGGGACATTATTTAGCAATACCACAGATTTAAGTGTGGCATTATTGACAAAAATCAACGCTTTGGTAATTGGTATTTTTCTACACATCTCTACCACCATCCTTTTTGAGACTGGCGAAGGTCATAAATTTAATCTGTCTAAATTAATTGCTATTATCTTGGGAGTGGCCATTGCATTCTCTATTTAA
- a CDS encoding bifunctional 2-polyprenyl-6-hydroxyphenol methylase/3-demethylubiquinol 3-O-methyltransferase UbiG produces the protein MAKSTKQWYSSWFDTPFYHLLYKDRDHDEAQLFMDNLTNYLNLPEQGSILDLACGKGRHALYLNSLGYDVTGVDLSKNSIDYAKNFENELLHFEVHDMCVPYHKTFDAVFNLFTSFGYFENEVDNLKTIKAIQADINEFGFGVIDFMNVNHIIENLVPEDTKTVDGIDFHQKRYVKDGYIIKDISFITEGESYQFQERVKALTLSDFETLFEEAGVYLLDVFGDYKLRKFQKNASERLVMIFK, from the coding sequence ATGGCAAAAAGCACTAAACAATGGTATAGCTCATGGTTTGACACCCCATTTTATCATCTCCTTTATAAAGATAGAGATCATGACGAGGCCCAATTGTTTATGGATAATTTGACCAATTATCTCAATCTACCCGAACAGGGTAGCATTTTGGATTTAGCCTGTGGCAAAGGCAGACACGCCTTATATCTCAATTCTTTGGGATATGACGTTACCGGTGTTGATTTATCTAAAAATAGTATTGACTATGCTAAAAATTTTGAAAATGAGTTGCTTCATTTCGAAGTTCACGACATGTGCGTGCCTTACCATAAAACCTTTGATGCCGTATTTAACTTGTTTACCAGTTTTGGCTATTTTGAAAATGAGGTTGATAATTTGAAAACCATCAAAGCCATTCAAGCAGATATCAATGAGTTTGGCTTTGGTGTGATTGATTTTATGAACGTGAATCACATTATAGAAAATTTGGTGCCAGAAGACACCAAAACTGTTGATGGCATTGATTTTCATCAAAAACGTTATGTCAAAGATGGATACATCATCAAAGACATCTCTTTTATTACAGAAGGTGAATCCTATCAGTTCCAAGAACGTGTTAAGGCATTGACACTTTCAGATTTTGAAACGTTGTTTGAGGAAGCGGGTGTATATCTATTAGATGTGTTTGGCGATTATAAATTAAGAAAATTTCAAAAAAACGCATCAGAACGTTTAGTAATGATTTTTAAATAA
- a CDS encoding class I SAM-dependent RNA methyltransferase, which yields MENNYTMVAKTLFGFEDLLERELLQLGAMHIKKGVRNVSFEGDLGFMYKCNLALRTAIKILKPIKTFKVKDEQDLYDQVYKMSWEKYMKSSGTLAVDATVHSEKFTHSKYVALKTKDAIVDKFRDTTGERPNVDLRFPDLKINVHIDRNTCTISLDSSGESLHRRGYKTATNIAPINEVLAAGLVMLSGWDGQCDFMDPMCGSGTILAEAAMIACNIPPNLMRKEFAFERWQDWDVDLFEKIEESLLNKTRDFHHKIIGYDTAPSAVAKAKDNVKNAHLEEFISIERQDFFTTEKAGDHKLHILFNPPYGERLDIDMESFYKSIGDTLKQGYPGTDAWFITSNLEALKHVGLRPSRKIHVFNAKLESRLVKYVMYEGSKKAKYQDD from the coding sequence ATGGAGAATAATTATACGATGGTTGCCAAAACCTTATTTGGTTTTGAAGATTTATTAGAACGTGAATTGCTACAATTGGGCGCAATGCACATTAAAAAAGGAGTGAGAAATGTGAGCTTTGAGGGTGATCTTGGCTTTATGTACAAATGTAATCTTGCGCTTAGAACGGCAATCAAGATTCTAAAACCCATTAAGACCTTTAAGGTCAAGGATGAACAAGACCTTTATGACCAAGTGTATAAAATGTCTTGGGAAAAATACATGAAATCCTCTGGTACATTAGCGGTAGATGCTACGGTGCATTCTGAAAAGTTTACACATTCAAAATACGTCGCTTTAAAGACAAAGGATGCCATTGTTGATAAATTTAGAGACACCACGGGTGAGCGACCCAATGTAGACTTAAGATTTCCTGATTTAAAGATCAATGTGCATATTGATAGAAATACATGCACGATATCTTTAGATTCTTCTGGAGAATCTTTGCATAGACGCGGGTATAAAACTGCTACCAACATCGCTCCAATCAATGAAGTATTGGCAGCAGGTTTGGTTATGCTCTCTGGTTGGGACGGCCAGTGCGACTTTATGGACCCGATGTGTGGTAGTGGTACCATTTTAGCAGAAGCGGCCATGATTGCCTGTAATATCCCACCAAATTTGATGCGTAAAGAATTTGCTTTTGAGCGTTGGCAGGATTGGGATGTGGATCTTTTTGAGAAAATAGAAGAATCGCTTTTGAATAAAACGAGAGACTTTCATCATAAAATAATTGGTTATGATACAGCTCCTAGCGCTGTTGCTAAGGCTAAAGACAATGTGAAGAATGCGCACTTGGAGGAATTTATAAGCATTGAAAGACAAGATTTCTTTACAACCGAAAAAGCAGGAGACCATAAACTACATATTCTATTTAATCCACCTTACGGTGAGCGTTTGGATATTGATATGGAGAGTTTTTATAAATCTATTGGAGATACGCTCAAGCAAGGCTATCCAGGCACAGATGCTTGGTTTATAACCTCTAACTTAGAAGCTTTAAAGCACGTGGGCTTGAGACCATCAAGAAAAATTCATGTATTCAATGCGAAACTAGAATCCAGACTTGTAAAATATGTGATGTATGAAGGAAGTAAGAAAGCAAAATACCAAGATGATTGA
- a CDS encoding DUF6048 family protein produces the protein MKHRYTSIISIVLMLLISAASMAQTDDKEVVNDTLIYKQNYGLRLGADVGKLIRSFVDKDYTGFEVTGDYRLSKYLYLAGELGTEEKTISTDYLDVTASGNYFKAGVDLNSYTNWLDMQNMIYFGGRVGVSSFSQTLNKFTIYDTNQSFFDNPYTETPNEEFKGLSAIWAELIVGIKAELFSNLYLGLNMQIKSRISQDQPVGFENLYIPGFNRTYDSGSIGIGFGYNISYLIPIYKKDKKVVVEKEKN, from the coding sequence ATGAAGCACAGGTATACATCTATCATTAGCATTGTTCTGATGTTGCTGATTTCAGCAGCTTCAATGGCGCAAACCGACGACAAAGAAGTGGTTAATGATACATTGATCTATAAACAGAACTATGGTTTAAGGCTTGGTGCCGACGTTGGTAAATTGATACGCTCCTTTGTTGACAAGGATTATACAGGTTTTGAGGTCACTGGTGACTACCGACTCTCAAAATACCTTTATTTGGCTGGCGAGCTTGGCACTGAGGAAAAAACCATAAGTACAGATTACCTAGACGTTACAGCATCTGGAAACTACTTTAAAGCTGGCGTAGATTTAAATTCTTATACTAACTGGCTAGACATGCAGAATATGATTTATTTTGGAGGACGTGTTGGTGTAAGCTCCTTTAGCCAAACCCTCAATAAATTCACGATTTACGACACCAATCAATCCTTTTTTGACAATCCTTATACCGAAACACCAAACGAAGAATTTAAAGGCCTATCTGCTATTTGGGCCGAACTTATTGTAGGCATTAAGGCAGAGCTCTTTAGCAACCTTTATCTTGGCCTAAACATGCAAATTAAGTCTAGAATCTCTCAAGATCAACCTGTAGGCTTTGAAAATCTATACATCCCTGGATTTAACCGAACCTACGACAGTGGTAGTATTGGCATAGGCTTTGGATATAATATTTCTTACCTTATCCCTATTTACAAAAAAGATAAGAAGGTTGTAGTTGAAAAAGAAAAGAATTGA
- the rlmD gene encoding 23S rRNA (uracil(1939)-C(5))-methyltransferase RlmD, whose amino-acid sequence MSRRNNKRQVFEEIEVIDAGAKGKTIAKAPDGRVIFISNAVPGDVVDVQTFKKRKAYFEGKAVHFHKRSEKRTEPQCQHFGVCGGCKWQDMAYEFQLEYKQNEVTNNLQRIGHLDLPEVTPILGSAEQYFYRNKMEFSFSDSRWLTQEEIQSDENLGDRNALGFHIPGMWDKILDIEKCWLQADPSNAIRNEIKTFSIENGLDFFNTRQQTGLLRTLMIRTSSTGDIMVVVQFFKDDQAKRELLLDFVAKRFPQITSLQYIINEKANDTIYDQEVICYKGEDHIFEKMEGLRFKINAKSFYQTNSDQAFELYKITRDFADLKGDEVVYDLYTGTGTIAQFVAKQAKKVIGVESVPDAILAAKANAQLNGIENVDFYVGDMKTVFNSEFIAKHGQPDVIITDPPRDGMHKDVVQQLLDVLPKKIVYVSCNSATQARDLALMKEQYTIIKTQAVDMFPQTHHVENVVLLERK is encoded by the coding sequence ATGTCAAGACGAAATAACAAGCGGCAAGTTTTTGAAGAAATAGAGGTGATTGATGCCGGCGCCAAAGGAAAAACTATTGCCAAAGCACCAGATGGCAGAGTCATTTTTATATCAAACGCCGTACCAGGTGATGTTGTAGATGTGCAGACCTTCAAAAAAAGAAAGGCTTACTTTGAGGGCAAAGCGGTACATTTTCATAAGCGTTCCGAAAAAAGAACCGAGCCACAATGCCAACACTTCGGCGTTTGTGGTGGCTGTAAATGGCAAGATATGGCTTACGAGTTTCAATTGGAATACAAGCAAAATGAAGTGACCAATAACCTACAGCGTATTGGACATTTAGACCTACCAGAAGTCACCCCTATTTTAGGCTCTGCGGAACAGTATTTTTACCGCAATAAAATGGAATTTTCTTTTAGCGATAGCCGATGGCTTACTCAAGAAGAAATACAGTCTGATGAAAATTTAGGAGATCGAAATGCTCTAGGGTTTCATATCCCTGGCATGTGGGATAAAATTCTGGACATTGAAAAATGTTGGCTGCAGGCAGACCCTTCAAATGCCATTAGAAATGAAATCAAGACTTTTTCTATAGAAAATGGTCTAGATTTTTTTAATACAAGACAACAAACTGGATTATTAAGAACCTTAATGATCAGAACGTCTTCAACTGGAGATATCATGGTTGTTGTTCAGTTTTTCAAAGATGACCAAGCTAAGCGTGAGCTTTTACTAGATTTTGTAGCAAAGCGATTTCCGCAGATCACTTCCTTACAATACATCATTAATGAAAAAGCCAATGACACCATTTATGATCAAGAGGTGATTTGCTATAAAGGTGAAGATCATATCTTTGAGAAAATGGAGGGCTTGAGGTTTAAAATTAATGCCAAGTCATTCTATCAAACCAATTCTGACCAAGCCTTTGAACTCTATAAAATCACCCGCGATTTTGCCGACTTAAAAGGAGATGAAGTGGTTTATGATTTGTATACGGGTACGGGTACCATTGCACAATTTGTTGCAAAACAGGCTAAGAAAGTCATTGGAGTAGAATCTGTGCCAGATGCCATTTTAGCCGCCAAGGCCAATGCACAATTAAATGGAATTGAAAACGTTGACTTCTATGTAGGAGATATGAAAACTGTTTTTAATTCTGAATTTATAGCCAAACACGGTCAGCCCGATGTAATTATTACTGATCCGCCGAGAGATGGTATGCATAAAGATGTAGTGCAACAGTTATTAGATGTTTTACCTAAAAAGATTGTTTATGTGAGCTGTAATAGCGCCACTCAAGCGAGGGATTTAGCCTTAATGAAAGAGCAGTATACCATTATAAAAACCCAGGCTGTCGATATGTTTCCTCAGACCCATCACGTCGAAAATGTTGTTCTTTTAGAACGAAAATAA
- the rocD gene encoding ornithine--oxo-acid transaminase: MAVLDQLTSQEAIDLENKYGAHNYHPLPVVLSKGEGVFVWDVEGKKYYDFLSAYSAVNQGHCHPKIVDAMMAQAKTLSLTSRAFHNDMLGPYEKFASEYFHYDKLLPMNTGAEAVETALKICRKWAYEVKGIHENEAEIIVCENNFHGRTTTIISFSNDPVARKNFGPYTDGFIKIEYDNLKALESALENNANIAGFLVEPIQGEAGVYVPSDNYLTEAKALCEKHNVLFIADEVQTGIARTGRLLATCGNCSCVDKNCSGTPEVKADILILGKALSGGAYPVSAVLANDAIMNVIRPGNHGSTFGGNPIAAAVAMAALEVVRDEDLAENAFQLGELFRSEINKYIETSSIVKLVRGKGLLNAIVINDDEESETAWNICMALRDNGLLAKPTHGNIIRFAPPLVMTKEELLDCVTIITKTLKDFEIE; encoded by the coding sequence ATGGCTGTTTTAGACCAGTTAACATCGCAAGAAGCGATCGATTTAGAAAACAAGTACGGTGCGCACAATTACCATCCATTACCTGTGGTATTGAGTAAAGGTGAGGGCGTTTTTGTGTGGGATGTAGAAGGTAAAAAATATTATGATTTTTTATCGGCATATTCCGCAGTAAATCAAGGACATTGTCACCCCAAAATTGTAGATGCCATGATGGCTCAAGCAAAAACCTTGAGTTTAACCTCAAGAGCATTTCATAACGACATGTTGGGGCCTTATGAAAAATTTGCTTCAGAATACTTTCATTATGACAAATTGCTTCCAATGAATACAGGCGCAGAAGCAGTAGAAACGGCTTTGAAAATTTGTAGAAAATGGGCGTACGAAGTTAAAGGTATTCACGAAAATGAAGCTGAAATCATCGTGTGTGAAAATAATTTCCACGGAAGAACAACTACGATCATTTCTTTTAGTAATGATCCTGTGGCTAGAAAGAATTTTGGACCATATACCGACGGTTTCATCAAAATAGAATATGATAATCTGAAAGCCTTAGAGTCTGCCCTAGAAAATAACGCAAACATTGCGGGATTCTTGGTAGAGCCTATTCAAGGAGAAGCTGGTGTTTATGTACCAAGTGATAATTACCTTACCGAAGCAAAAGCATTATGCGAAAAGCACAATGTACTCTTTATTGCCGACGAAGTTCAAACAGGTATTGCAAGAACGGGGCGTTTATTAGCAACTTGCGGAAACTGTAGTTGTGTAGATAAAAACTGTTCTGGCACTCCAGAAGTAAAAGCCGATATCCTTATTTTAGGAAAAGCCCTATCAGGAGGTGCTTACCCTGTCTCTGCGGTGCTGGCAAATGATGCTATTATGAATGTGATAAGACCTGGAAATCACGGGAGCACATTTGGAGGAAATCCTATTGCGGCAGCTGTTGCTATGGCAGCGCTTGAAGTTGTAAGGGATGAAGATCTTGCTGAGAACGCCTTTCAATTAGGAGAACTTTTTAGAAGTGAAATCAATAAATATATTGAGACCAGTTCTATAGTAAAATTGGTAAGAGGTAAAGGTTTGCTTAACGCCATTGTAATCAATGATGATGAAGAAAGTGAAACCGCTTGGAATATCTGTATGGCTTTACGTGACAACGGACTTCTAGCGAAGCCAACTCACGGTAATATTATTCGTTTTGCACCACCTTTGGTCATGACCAAAGAAGAGTTATTAGATTGTGTTACAATTATTACAAAAACGTTGAAGGACTTTGAAATAGAATAA
- a CDS encoding CCC motif membrane protein produces MEQQQQQLQNSTLILVLGILSIVTCCCYGVIGIVLGVITLVLAQKATKLYAENPELYTGFQNVKIGKILAIIGLSLSVIYLLFVIWMVMTFGWETLQDQELMQERMQEMMGQ; encoded by the coding sequence ATGGAACAACAACAGCAACAATTACAAAACTCAACCCTGATTTTAGTATTAGGAATTTTATCTATAGTGACCTGCTGTTGCTATGGAGTTATAGGCATCGTCTTAGGTGTCATCACCTTAGTTTTAGCTCAAAAAGCTACAAAACTATATGCCGAAAATCCAGAATTATATACAGGCTTTCAAAACGTTAAAATTGGAAAAATTTTAGCAATTATTGGTCTTTCCTTAAGTGTAATCTATTTACTATTTGTGATTTGGATGGTTATGACTTTTGGATGGGAAACGCTACAAGATCAAGAATTAATGCAAGAACGAATGCAAGAAATGATGGGGCAATAA
- a CDS encoding DUF2752 domain-containing protein, translated as MIAPEDYMLPCLNKKLFGLDCMGCGMQRSLAFILNGDFIAAFHMYPAIYSLAALLGVITLNYFKNFKYAYNIIIILAVVNVILILGNFIYKTFFN; from the coding sequence ATGATAGCTCCAGAAGATTACATGCTCCCTTGTCTCAATAAAAAGCTCTTTGGCTTAGATTGTATGGGCTGTGGCATGCAACGATCTCTTGCTTTCATCTTAAATGGTGATTTCATCGCTGCTTTTCATATGTATCCTGCTATCTATAGTTTGGCAGCTTTGTTAGGTGTGATTACCTTAAATTACTTCAAGAATTTTAAGTATGCCTATAATATTATTATTATTTTGGCTGTGGTTAATGTCATTCTCATTTTGGGTAATTTCATATACAAGACCTTTTTCAACTAA
- a CDS encoding DNA mismatch repair protein MutS has product MADFKKGDFVSVLDDDIKGHVTRVTGDQVLIETSDGFDMEFASKDLIKEQPLGHSIFEHTDLEAVLEEKEQHKKRTSNRTKPKERNLPAMEVDLHIHQITTSNRRMTNHEMLSLQLDTARHKLEFAIKNRIQKVVFIHGVGEGVLKMELDYLFGRYDDLKFYAADYQKYGLGATEVYIFQNTKGS; this is encoded by the coding sequence ATGGCAGATTTTAAAAAAGGGGATTTTGTCTCTGTTTTAGATGATGATATCAAGGGGCATGTCACTCGTGTTACCGGAGATCAAGTATTGATTGAAACTTCAGACGGGTTTGATATGGAGTTCGCTTCCAAAGATCTTATTAAAGAGCAACCTTTAGGGCATTCAATTTTTGAACATACCGATTTAGAAGCTGTTTTAGAAGAAAAAGAACAACATAAAAAGCGTACCTCAAATCGGACAAAACCAAAAGAACGTAATCTTCCTGCCATGGAGGTAGATTTGCACATTCATCAAATCACCACATCAAATCGGCGCATGACCAATCATGAGATGCTCAGCTTACAGTTGGATACTGCTCGTCATAAATTAGAGTTTGCCATTAAAAACCGTATTCAAAAAGTCGTGTTTATTCACGGTGTAGGGGAAGGGGTTTTAAAAATGGAATTGGATTACCTATTTGGGCGCTACGATGATCTTAAGTTTTACGCGGCAGATTACCAAAAATATGGTTTAGGTGCTACTGAAGTTTATATTTTTCAGAACACAAAAGGATCTTAA
- a CDS encoding cysteine desulfurase family protein: MKSVYLDSAATTQMREEVIDKMQEVMRNNFGNASSSHSFGRQSKSLIEASRKRIASHFNVSASEIVFTSGGTEADNLVLRSAVRDLGVIEIISSKIEHHAILHTIDQLKAEFGIKVSYVQIEKNGHINYDHLEQLLQSSNKKLVSLMHINNEVGNILDIERVAKLCKSHNTLFHSDTVQSVGHFKMDLQEIPVDYMAASAHKFHGPKGVGFAFVRKNSGLKASIHGGSQERGLRAGTECVHNIVGMDEALEIAYNHLETEKAYVADLKAYFIDQLEKNLPGVHFNGICADHDQSTYTLINVCLPFPAEKTALLQFQLDLKGIACSKGSACQSGSAKGSHVLAEILDEEQQLRPSMRFSFSSFNTKEDLDYVVEVLTEFGQS; this comes from the coding sequence ATGAAATCGGTATATTTAGATAGTGCAGCCACCACACAAATGCGTGAGGAAGTTATTGATAAGATGCAAGAAGTTATGAGAAATAACTTTGGAAATGCATCATCATCCCACAGCTTTGGTAGGCAATCCAAATCCTTAATAGAAGCGTCAAGAAAGCGTATTGCGTCGCATTTTAATGTTTCAGCATCTGAAATTGTTTTTACCTCTGGTGGTACTGAAGCAGATAATTTAGTGTTGCGAAGTGCTGTACGTGATTTAGGGGTTATTGAAATCATCAGTTCAAAAATTGAGCACCATGCTATTTTACATACCATTGATCAACTCAAGGCAGAATTCGGTATTAAAGTAAGCTACGTGCAGATTGAAAAAAATGGTCATATTAACTACGATCATTTAGAGCAATTGCTTCAGTCTTCAAATAAAAAATTAGTGTCTTTAATGCACATTAATAATGAGGTTGGAAACATTTTGGATATAGAGCGCGTTGCTAAATTATGTAAGTCTCATAACACTTTATTTCATAGCGATACCGTGCAATCTGTAGGACATTTCAAAATGGACTTACAAGAGATTCCTGTAGATTATATGGCAGCTAGCGCCCATAAATTTCATGGACCTAAAGGTGTTGGATTTGCTTTTGTTCGTAAAAATAGCGGACTTAAGGCATCGATACACGGTGGGTCACAAGAACGAGGCTTGAGAGCTGGTACAGAGTGTGTGCACAATATTGTAGGTATGGATGAAGCTTTAGAAATAGCTTATAATCATCTAGAAACAGAAAAAGCCTACGTTGCAGATTTAAAAGCCTATTTTATTGATCAATTAGAAAAGAATCTTCCTGGGGTTCATTTTAATGGCATTTGTGCAGATCATGATCAAAGTACATATACCTTGATCAATGTGTGTTTGCCATTTCCTGCCGAGAAAACAGCGCTTCTTCAATTTCAACTCGATTTAAAAGGAATCGCTTGTTCTAAAGGTAGTGCCTGTCAAAGTGGGAGCGCCAAGGGCTCTCATGTTCTTGCTGAAATTTTAGATGAAGAGCAACAGTTACGCCCATCGATGCGATTTTCTTTCAGTAGTTTTAATACCAAAGAAGATCTAGATTATGTCGTGGAAGTGTTGACTGAATTTGGTCAATCTTAG
- a CDS encoding DUF2306 domain-containing protein, whose translation MFIHLYTVFPAFLLGTISLLLKKGTRFHKTIGRIYMVLMLFTAVVTLFMRAHVGPTLFNHFGWIHLFSFLTIWTVPTAYLAIKRGDVKSHKRKMLLLYFGAIIIAGGFTFFPGRYLHSVCFG comes from the coding sequence ATGTTCATTCATCTGTATACGGTATTTCCTGCCTTTCTTTTGGGCACTATCAGTTTATTACTCAAAAAAGGAACACGATTTCACAAAACCATTGGAAGAATTTACATGGTGTTGATGTTATTTACAGCTGTAGTCACTTTATTTATGCGCGCCCATGTTGGCCCTACCCTTTTTAACCACTTCGGGTGGATTCACCTCTTTAGCTTTTTGACTATTTGGACGGTACCCACAGCCTATCTCGCCATTAAGAGAGGAGATGTTAAATCACACAAACGCAAAATGCTGTTGCTTTACTTTGGGGCAATTATTATAGCAGGAGGATTTACCTTTTTTCCTGGTCGTTATTTACATTCCGTATGCTTTGGGTAG